One genomic window of Streptomyces sp. NBC_01276 includes the following:
- a CDS encoding ScpA family protein: MPPNHPAARPARRSLGRGPGAAEEPEPAETAEEPAEGPGRTVGGDGAVGAPGAADGPATLPEEAERDGADGPPRRPAAAADAPAGGDGRFTLRLANFEGPFDLLLQLISRHKLDVTEVALSKVTDEFMAHLRAMGPEGDLDQTTEFLVVAATLLDLKAARLLPAAEVEDEADLALLEARDLLFARLLQYRAYKQIAAIFETRAEDEGRRYPRTVGLEPHHAELLPDVVIAIGAEGFARLAVRAMQPKAKPEVYVDHIHAPLVSVREQAGLVVRLLKARGEATFQELTEDAPDTLTVVARFLALLELYREKAVVLDQEDALLTLTVRWSGGDGDGMPTVTDEFGQVVEVRE; this comes from the coding sequence ATGCCCCCGAACCACCCCGCCGCCCGCCCCGCCCGCCGGAGCCTGGGGCGCGGCCCAGGAGCGGCCGAGGAGCCGGAGCCGGCGGAAACCGCCGAGGAGCCCGCTGAGGGCCCCGGGCGGACCGTGGGCGGGGACGGGGCCGTAGGGGCCCCGGGGGCCGCTGACGGGCCCGCCACGCTCCCGGAGGAGGCCGAGCGGGACGGTGCCGACGGACCGCCGCGCCGGCCGGCCGCCGCCGCGGACGCCCCCGCGGGCGGCGACGGGCGGTTCACGCTGCGGCTCGCGAACTTCGAGGGCCCCTTCGACCTGCTGCTGCAGCTGATCTCCCGGCACAAGCTGGACGTGACCGAGGTCGCGCTGTCCAAGGTCACCGACGAGTTCATGGCGCACCTCCGCGCCATGGGACCCGAAGGCGACCTCGACCAGACCACCGAGTTCCTCGTGGTCGCGGCCACCCTGCTCGACCTCAAGGCCGCCCGCCTGCTGCCCGCCGCCGAGGTGGAGGACGAGGCCGACCTCGCCCTGCTGGAGGCGCGGGACCTGCTCTTCGCCCGGCTGCTCCAGTACCGGGCGTACAAGCAGATCGCCGCGATCTTCGAGACCCGTGCCGAGGACGAGGGCAGGCGCTACCCCCGCACCGTGGGGCTGGAGCCGCACCACGCCGAGCTGCTGCCCGACGTGGTCATCGCCATCGGCGCCGAGGGCTTCGCCCGCCTCGCGGTGCGCGCCATGCAGCCGAAGGCGAAGCCCGAGGTCTACGTCGACCACATCCACGCCCCCCTCGTCAGCGTGCGGGAACAGGCGGGGCTCGTCGTGCGCCTGCTCAAGGCGCGCGGCGAGGCCACCTTCCAGGAGCTGACCGAGGACGCCCCGGACACCCTCACGGTCGTCGCCCGCTTCCTGGCCCTCCTGGAGCTCTACCGGGAGAAGGCCGTGGTCCTCGACCAGGAGGACGCCCTGCTCACGCTCACGGTCCGGTGGAGCGGCGGGGACGGCGACGGGATGCCGACGGTGACCGACGAGTTCGGCCAGGTCGTGGAGGTACGCGAATGA